In Sutterella faecalis, a genomic segment contains:
- a CDS encoding sensor histidine kinase, with product MNTPNRHVIFPRRLLAGLAASAAIAFSLPASGAASSFIGMGASTGTPSGDVKAAITPVLRTMEAPESIRDAQINPLDLFSVPVTVDFPRRMRIGIQASLGLTAQTRWLKFTLEEIQYVLGSDNVEILWLDDHSLELGTQSEQLDFILSDADQFALTQSAGLYEPLANFLPNAASRAEDAQAGVFFTRRGRDVRNVNAIGGADVSIAALSSETLAGWRAPLALMQLQGLSASALQAKTTFYGFSAEAVVRGVLSGAQTVGILPACMLEQLANEGKISIEQDLAILNPRTDDSLRCLHTTPAYPSWTFGALAKMDPTWKKAMSTILYSTSSLSYGGEWALPAVNRAVYDMFYELKMGPYEHLATWSFNRFMRENSEVLALTLLVAFLIVSYAVSLSVLVRVKTRELRRALSERDLIEAEASQSRQHIANLERTGIVGQMSTIIAHELKQPLAAIVNFAGSLNRRTKQGKFDEKAFTFALGEILAQAERANEIVNRVRAYAKHDYPPRKLTDLYEVVGNAITTFRRSRQTTAEVIVRVNPHSMAEVDAWEIELAVLNLMKNAADAISGVEDPKIEVMLMPQDEKTWALSVADNGPYIDDEQLAALFKPLQTTKGSAGMGLGLSIVSSIAERHAGHVTVERNGLAGLRFTITFPRKPEEGENLADAMLPPKMQIFHSDGTRTVPSSVPEEETPSGMDGRAPHPSPTLRTNGQVHGI from the coding sequence ATGAACACACCGAACCGGCATGTCATATTCCCGCGGCGGCTTCTCGCCGGCCTTGCTGCCTCGGCTGCAATTGCCTTTTCGCTTCCAGCCTCGGGGGCGGCGAGCTCCTTCATCGGCATGGGGGCCTCGACCGGGACGCCTTCCGGGGACGTGAAGGCGGCGATTACGCCGGTACTTCGAACGATGGAGGCGCCCGAAAGCATTCGCGACGCGCAGATCAATCCGCTCGATCTTTTTTCCGTTCCCGTGACGGTGGATTTCCCGCGCAGGATGCGCATCGGCATCCAGGCCTCTCTCGGACTCACCGCGCAGACGAGGTGGCTCAAGTTCACGCTGGAAGAAATTCAATATGTACTTGGGTCGGACAACGTGGAGATTCTATGGCTCGACGATCATTCGCTTGAGTTGGGGACACAGAGCGAGCAGCTCGATTTTATTCTGAGCGATGCCGATCAGTTTGCCCTCACGCAGTCTGCGGGACTCTATGAGCCGCTTGCGAATTTTCTGCCCAATGCCGCCTCCCGCGCAGAAGATGCTCAGGCCGGGGTCTTCTTTACAAGAAGAGGGCGGGACGTGCGCAATGTGAACGCCATCGGCGGAGCCGATGTTTCAATTGCCGCATTGAGTTCCGAAACGCTCGCCGGCTGGAGGGCGCCGCTTGCACTCATGCAGCTTCAGGGGCTTTCAGCTTCTGCGCTTCAAGCCAAAACAACCTTCTACGGTTTTTCTGCGGAAGCCGTCGTGCGCGGTGTGCTTTCAGGCGCGCAGACGGTCGGCATTCTGCCGGCATGCATGCTCGAGCAGCTTGCGAATGAGGGAAAAATATCCATTGAACAGGATCTCGCGATTCTGAATCCCCGGACGGACGACTCATTGCGGTGCCTTCATACGACGCCTGCCTATCCATCGTGGACCTTCGGTGCGCTCGCGAAAATGGATCCGACATGGAAGAAGGCGATGAGCACGATTCTCTACTCGACGAGCAGCCTTTCCTATGGCGGCGAGTGGGCGCTTCCGGCAGTCAACCGCGCGGTCTACGACATGTTTTACGAGCTCAAGATGGGGCCCTACGAACACCTCGCTACCTGGAGCTTCAATCGCTTCATGCGCGAGAATTCGGAAGTTCTGGCATTAACGCTGCTTGTGGCCTTCCTCATCGTTTCTTATGCCGTGAGTCTTTCGGTGCTTGTTCGAGTGAAGACGAGAGAGCTGAGGCGTGCGCTCTCCGAGCGCGATCTGATCGAGGCAGAAGCATCGCAGTCGCGGCAGCACATTGCCAACCTTGAGCGGACGGGCATAGTCGGACAGATGTCGACCATCATCGCGCATGAGCTCAAGCAGCCTCTGGCCGCCATCGTCAATTTTGCGGGGAGCCTCAACCGGCGCACAAAGCAGGGAAAGTTCGACGAGAAGGCTTTCACATTCGCACTGGGCGAAATCCTCGCTCAGGCCGAACGCGCCAACGAAATCGTCAATCGCGTGCGCGCCTATGCAAAACATGACTATCCGCCGCGCAAGCTGACGGACCTTTATGAAGTTGTAGGCAATGCCATCACCACCTTCAGACGCTCGCGCCAGACGACAGCGGAAGTCATCGTTCGCGTGAATCCGCATTCGATGGCTGAGGTGGATGCCTGGGAAATTGAGCTTGCCGTGCTTAATCTCATGAAAAACGCCGCTGATGCGATTTCAGGCGTCGAGGATCCCAAAATTGAGGTCATGCTGATGCCGCAGGACGAAAAGACCTGGGCGCTTTCCGTGGCCGACAACGGACCTTACATCGACGATGAGCAGCTCGCGGCGCTTTTCAAGCCTCTGCAGACGACCAAGGGGAGTGCCGGAATGGGGCTTGGACTTTCGATTGTTTCGAGCATCGCCGAGCGTCATGCGGGGCACGTGACCGTCGAACGCAATGGGCTTGCGGGCCTTCGCTTCACGATTACCTTCCCGCGCAAGCCCGAAGAAGGGGAGAACCTTGCCGACGCCATGCTGCCGCCCAAGATGCAGATCTTTCATAGCGACGGAACAAGAACCGTGCCGTCAAGCGTGCCGGAGGAAGAAACGCCTTCCGGTATGGATGGACGCGCACCGCACCCGTCGCCGACATTGCGCACCAATGGTCAGGTCCACGGCATATGA
- a CDS encoding tyrosine-type recombinase/integrase: MPPSPTLTPLPSRRLDPEELLSELLPEDWALPLTKAGLETLEDLYDCAASLGSTWHRSFPGLGSRRAIALMEWLRDYGQDIGEITPRFFPAGAQKKENASTRLADTAFDPLIRPLEEINLPEPLSGAEGINRAPAIGCSLSANNDLDAIRTWLNARAGNPNTHASYRKEAERFLLWCLAEKERALSDIRADDAAQYLRWLEDLGRLEENAFLRKWRLPQSRWIGPKNAERATAAWKPFNGPLSSSSRKNAIVVVRQLFNFLKRTGYLIFNPFDQVSPKVPLLKGEGAPQAFADRSLTDAQWKEIVSHLDMLPEGLPRERMRLILMMGKSLGMRASEMLDARTGWIVRRRIGLTVRNAIEIVGKGSKVRRLPLTSEQIGIIESSLRARGIPGLAQSDPQTVLLINLGRGRNPGGAMSRSGLYRVLEGFFARVADEVSASAPMDAAKLRASSTHWLRHTFAVQALTRMSVNVVQAAMGHASVATTGRYLSPEEEEMSEAMSRMKAL, translated from the coding sequence ATGCCTCCTTCCCCTACGCTTACACCGCTTCCTTCGCGCCGGCTTGATCCGGAAGAACTTCTCTCAGAACTTCTCCCCGAGGACTGGGCGCTTCCGCTCACGAAGGCAGGACTTGAGACGCTCGAGGACCTTTACGACTGCGCGGCTTCGCTCGGAAGCACCTGGCACCGATCATTTCCCGGCCTGGGAAGCCGCCGCGCGATTGCGCTGATGGAATGGCTCCGGGACTACGGGCAGGATATCGGCGAAATCACGCCGCGCTTTTTTCCGGCAGGAGCTCAGAAAAAAGAGAATGCCTCAACCCGGCTTGCCGACACAGCATTCGATCCTCTGATCAGACCGCTCGAGGAAATCAACCTCCCGGAACCTCTGTCAGGCGCCGAAGGCATCAACCGGGCGCCTGCCATCGGCTGCTCGCTCTCGGCAAATAATGACCTCGATGCCATCCGCACGTGGCTCAATGCCCGGGCCGGCAACCCCAACACGCATGCGAGCTACCGCAAGGAAGCTGAACGCTTTCTTCTCTGGTGCCTTGCCGAAAAGGAAAGAGCCCTCTCCGACATCCGGGCGGACGACGCTGCGCAGTATCTGCGCTGGCTTGAGGATCTCGGCAGGCTCGAGGAAAACGCATTCCTTCGCAAATGGCGCCTGCCGCAGTCGCGCTGGATCGGTCCCAAGAATGCCGAACGCGCAACCGCAGCATGGAAGCCCTTCAACGGGCCCCTCTCCTCCTCGAGCCGGAAAAATGCCATTGTCGTCGTGCGGCAGCTCTTTAATTTTTTAAAGCGCACGGGCTATCTTATTTTCAATCCCTTCGACCAGGTGAGTCCCAAGGTGCCGCTCCTCAAGGGAGAGGGAGCCCCGCAGGCATTTGCCGATCGGTCGCTCACGGATGCGCAGTGGAAGGAAATCGTCTCCCATCTCGACATGCTTCCCGAAGGGCTCCCCCGCGAACGCATGCGGCTCATTCTCATGATGGGCAAAAGCCTCGGCATGCGCGCGTCCGAAATGCTCGATGCCCGCACGGGCTGGATCGTCAGACGCCGCATCGGACTCACGGTCAGAAATGCAATTGAGATTGTCGGAAAGGGGAGCAAGGTAAGGCGCCTTCCGCTCACCTCCGAGCAGATCGGCATCATCGAGTCATCGCTTCGAGCCCGCGGCATTCCGGGGCTCGCCCAGAGCGATCCTCAGACCGTGCTGCTCATCAATCTCGGTCGAGGAAGGAATCCCGGGGGCGCCATGAGCCGAAGCGGCCTCTACCGCGTGCTCGAAGGCTTCTTCGCGCGCGTTGCGGACGAGGTTTCAGCCTCGGCCCCGATGGATGCCGCAAAACTGAGAGCTTCCTCCACCCACTGGCTGAGGCATACCTTTGCCGTTCAGGCGCTCACCCGCATGAGCGTCAACGTCGTGCAGGCCGCCATGGGGCACGCCTCGGTCGCCACTACCGGGCGATATCTCTCTCCGGAAGAAGAAGAAATGAGCGAGGCGATGAGCCGCATGAAGGCGCTTTAA
- a CDS encoding DNA polymerase III subunit delta, with product MALVPYSWLEKPAEALNAMRDRMPNAILLYGAPGTGLYELGLAFSKSLFCEQPGPDGTPCGKCRGCQLTHAGTHPDFRQVLSEFMCAEWDVPYTAAENERPEARKKLSREIRIHQIRVLSDFLSLNANQGGRRIILVYPADKVRAEAAASLLKSMEEPPEGLTWILVAEKLDDVLPTIRSRSRLVRAPSPSREEALEFLRSRKVKNAEAALAFAGGAPMPALRANDDERLSSKTEAAALDLLRAGPELSADLVVRTLAADLTIPAFSLLLLRWAHDLMRVSSGLEPHFLPGESEALKKLAKLTTPARAAKFSDFAETVRRSADHPLNSRQVWEQTFFRYREVFAQK from the coding sequence ATGGCTTTAGTTCCATACTCATGGCTCGAGAAGCCCGCAGAAGCCTTGAATGCCATGCGGGACCGGATGCCCAATGCAATCCTCCTCTACGGAGCGCCCGGCACGGGACTCTACGAACTCGGCCTCGCTTTTTCGAAGTCGCTTTTCTGCGAACAGCCCGGGCCGGACGGCACGCCCTGCGGGAAGTGCCGCGGCTGTCAGCTGACGCACGCGGGAACGCATCCGGACTTTCGTCAGGTGCTCTCGGAATTCATGTGCGCTGAGTGGGATGTGCCTTATACGGCTGCCGAGAACGAACGCCCGGAAGCAAGGAAGAAGCTCTCGCGCGAAATCCGCATCCATCAGATTCGCGTGCTCTCAGACTTTTTGTCGCTCAATGCCAATCAGGGCGGGCGCCGCATCATCCTCGTTTATCCGGCGGACAAGGTGCGCGCCGAAGCTGCCGCGTCGCTGCTGAAATCGATGGAAGAGCCTCCGGAAGGCCTCACCTGGATCCTGGTAGCCGAAAAGCTCGACGACGTTCTCCCAACGATCCGTTCGCGCTCGCGTCTCGTTCGCGCGCCGTCGCCCTCGCGAGAGGAAGCGCTTGAGTTCCTGAGATCAAGGAAGGTGAAGAATGCCGAAGCGGCGCTGGCCTTTGCCGGAGGGGCACCCATGCCGGCGCTTCGTGCCAATGATGATGAGAGGCTCTCATCCAAAACGGAAGCCGCGGCGCTCGACCTGCTGCGAGCAGGGCCGGAGCTCTCGGCTGATCTTGTGGTGAGAACGCTCGCTGCGGACCTGACGATCCCGGCTTTTTCGCTTCTCCTTTTGCGCTGGGCGCACGATCTCATGCGGGTTTCGTCGGGGCTTGAGCCGCATTTTCTCCCCGGCGAAAGCGAGGCGCTGAAAAAGCTCGCGAAGCTGACGACGCCGGCCCGGGCTGCAAAGTTTTCGGATTTTGCAGAGACGGTGCGCCGCTCGGCTGATCATCCCTTAAACAGCCGCCAGGTCTGGGAACAGACATTCTTCCGCTACCGGGAGGTCTTCGCGCAGAAGTGA
- the tmk gene encoding dTMP kinase produces MHGRFITIEGIDGAGKSTQTANLLKFLKDKGIDVVHTREPGGTPPGEKIREMLLSDEMGATAETLLFFAARAEHVEKVIQPALDAGRWVVSDRFTDATYAYQAGGKGFSGEKIEALEHWTLGNFEPDLTILFDIAPEKAAERLRARAGNEDRFERMGVDFFTRVRNAYLLRARNSPSRFLIVDAEQSPDEVARRIAQGVAQWL; encoded by the coding sequence ATGCACGGTCGCTTCATCACCATCGAAGGAATTGACGGTGCGGGTAAATCCACCCAGACCGCAAATCTCCTTAAGTTTCTTAAGGATAAGGGTATTGACGTGGTTCATACCCGCGAGCCCGGCGGCACGCCCCCGGGGGAAAAAATCCGCGAGATGCTGCTCTCGGACGAGATGGGCGCAACCGCAGAGACGCTTCTCTTTTTTGCCGCGCGCGCCGAACACGTCGAAAAAGTGATTCAGCCAGCGCTCGATGCCGGGCGATGGGTGGTATCGGACCGCTTTACCGATGCGACCTATGCCTATCAGGCGGGGGGAAAAGGTTTTTCAGGCGAGAAGATTGAAGCGCTCGAGCATTGGACGCTCGGCAATTTTGAGCCCGATCTCACGATTCTCTTTGATATTGCACCGGAAAAGGCCGCAGAGCGGCTTCGCGCCCGCGCAGGAAACGAAGACAGATTCGAACGCATGGGCGTCGACTTTTTTACCCGCGTGCGCAATGCTTATCTGCTGCGAGCCAGGAATTCGCCTTCGCGCTTTCTGATCGTGGATGCAGAACAATCGCCCGATGAGGTCGCTCGACGCATCGCTCAAGGAGTGGCCCAATGGCTTTAG
- the mltG gene encoding endolytic transglycosylase MltG — protein MSRRHSKKNRAEKKRVEKELAEREASREATTGEGTVENPPAAAAHASLKPATIPENKASPEAAPKASSEASREGKPSGAPCATTACAGDAEPDRESPLSGKEEQTEKDQKEGKPEEPEALGTQEAKKADAGASADAASERNAGECAKSETDEAHPDKEATPGEEKRASHEAVRSGKPARLLRRLCALIAFVILLLALGAFAWMKVEEMLYREPAAMTAERIEITVPQGATATEALNLARNAGITLEPWKVRVLRRFEPLLLSRIHVGRFRFERGMTPETILKTLSGPALIDQQLRIPEGAPVWEVLDLISSAPGLEPDSARMTEAELLKAVGLEGRTSLEGFLAPETYRYGSGSSDLTILRMAVDRQKRLLDEAWNSRNALCQAKNPYELLILASIIEKETGVRSDRHLVSSVFNNRLKIGMPLQTDPTVIYGLGPDWSGRLRRRDLETPTPWNTYRFAGLPPTPISMPSAASIEAAAHPAQTKYLYFVARGDGTSEFSANLRDHNRAVNHFIIKKRTTPLPQK, from the coding sequence GTGAGCCGCAGACATTCGAAAAAGAACCGCGCGGAAAAGAAGCGCGTCGAGAAGGAGCTCGCGGAACGGGAGGCTTCCCGTGAAGCGACGACAGGCGAAGGGACGGTCGAAAATCCTCCCGCTGCTGCCGCTCACGCAAGTCTGAAGCCAGCAACGATTCCGGAAAATAAGGCATCGCCTGAAGCTGCGCCGAAGGCGTCCTCAGAAGCTTCCCGGGAAGGGAAGCCTTCCGGGGCGCCTTGCGCGACGACGGCGTGCGCAGGGGACGCAGAGCCTGATCGCGAATCACCTTTAAGCGGAAAAGAGGAGCAGACCGAAAAGGACCAAAAGGAAGGGAAACCCGAAGAACCCGAAGCGCTCGGAACGCAGGAAGCGAAGAAAGCAGATGCCGGTGCTTCAGCGGATGCCGCGAGCGAAAGGAATGCCGGGGAATGCGCAAAGTCTGAGACGGATGAAGCGCACCCGGATAAGGAAGCAACGCCCGGCGAGGAAAAGCGCGCCTCTCATGAGGCCGTTCGCAGCGGGAAGCCTGCTCGCCTCTTGCGGCGGCTTTGCGCGCTCATTGCTTTCGTCATCCTCCTCCTCGCGCTCGGGGCCTTTGCCTGGATGAAGGTTGAGGAGATGCTCTATCGCGAGCCCGCGGCGATGACGGCCGAGCGCATTGAAATCACGGTGCCTCAGGGGGCTACCGCGACCGAAGCGCTCAACCTCGCGAGAAATGCCGGCATCACGCTCGAACCCTGGAAGGTGCGCGTGCTGAGGCGTTTTGAGCCGTTGCTTCTCTCGCGCATTCATGTCGGGCGCTTTCGCTTTGAAAGAGGCATGACGCCCGAAACGATTCTGAAAACGCTCTCCGGACCCGCGCTCATTGATCAGCAGCTGCGGATTCCCGAGGGGGCGCCGGTATGGGAAGTTCTCGACCTCATCAGTTCGGCGCCGGGGCTCGAACCCGATTCCGCCCGCATGACCGAAGCGGAGCTCCTCAAGGCGGTGGGGCTCGAGGGGAGAACGTCGCTCGAAGGGTTTCTCGCGCCTGAAACTTATCGATATGGTTCCGGGTCGAGCGACCTCACCATCCTCCGGATGGCGGTTGACCGGCAGAAGCGGCTTCTTGACGAGGCATGGAATTCCCGCAATGCGCTCTGCCAGGCGAAGAACCCGTATGAACTCCTGATTCTCGCTTCCATTATTGAGAAGGAAACCGGCGTGAGGAGCGACCGTCATCTGGTGAGTTCAGTCTTCAACAACCGACTCAAAATCGGCATGCCGCTTCAGACCGATCCGACGGTGATCTACGGGTTGGGCCCCGACTGGAGCGGAAGACTCAGGAGGCGGGATCTCGAGACGCCGACGCCCTGGAATACCTATCGTTTTGCGGGGCTTCCGCCCACGCCGATTTCAATGCCCTCGGCCGCATCGATCGAAGCGGCAGCGCATCCCGCTCAAACGAAGTATCTCTACTTTGTGGCGCGCGGCGACGGGACGAGCGAATTTTCGGCCAATCTCCGGGATCACAATCGGGCCGTGAACCACTTCATCATCAAAAAACGCACGACGCCGCTCCCGCAGAAGTGA
- the ygfZ gene encoding CAF17-like 4Fe-4S cluster assembly/insertion protein YgfZ, whose product MQSFTASAESLSPLPGVMHAGGISLIRVSGADAVHFLHGQFTQAVENLGNRTTLAGYCSPKGRLLALMRVWMDGDDVMLALPASMAESFLKRIRMYVLRAKVVFTPLDPAPQTLVFVGEAGEKAAAQMGLAVPQPGEVRREGAATLLGLPPSEAIDGFCAGGSRTLALFPAGTEFPFAPAPDAWRTAAVIAAGVPQILPETRERFVPQAVNLELVGGVSFKKGCYPGQEVVSRVQHIGETNRRAAIGRIAAAEDVLPGAPVYSEGDEAGSVILSARIGKDALIFYSATLSAIEEGVSLTPDGAKLSNVPLPYRIRNVLTEEA is encoded by the coding sequence ATGCAGAGCTTCACCGCTTCGGCCGAAAGCCTCTCTCCGCTTCCCGGCGTCATGCACGCCGGCGGCATTTCCCTCATCCGCGTTTCAGGCGCCGATGCCGTTCATTTTCTTCATGGTCAGTTCACGCAGGCCGTCGAGAACCTCGGCAACCGCACGACGCTCGCCGGCTACTGCTCCCCGAAGGGACGGCTCCTTGCCCTCATGCGCGTCTGGATGGATGGCGACGACGTCATGCTCGCGCTTCCCGCTTCCATGGCGGAGAGCTTTCTGAAGAGAATCCGCATGTACGTGCTTCGCGCGAAAGTCGTCTTCACGCCGCTTGATCCCGCACCTCAAACGCTCGTTTTCGTCGGCGAGGCGGGAGAAAAAGCTGCCGCTCAAATGGGGCTCGCCGTCCCTCAGCCCGGCGAAGTGAGAAGAGAAGGCGCCGCCACGCTCCTCGGTCTCCCTCCGTCCGAGGCCATCGACGGCTTCTGCGCCGGCGGATCGAGAACGCTCGCGCTCTTCCCTGCCGGGACGGAATTCCCCTTTGCGCCCGCTCCGGATGCCTGGCGCACCGCTGCAGTCATTGCCGCAGGCGTCCCGCAGATCCTTCCCGAAACCCGGGAACGCTTTGTTCCGCAGGCCGTCAATCTTGAGCTTGTGGGCGGCGTCTCCTTTAAGAAAGGCTGCTACCCCGGTCAGGAAGTGGTCTCCCGCGTGCAGCATATCGGCGAAACCAACCGCCGTGCCGCAATCGGCCGCATTGCCGCAGCAGAAGACGTGCTCCCCGGAGCTCCGGTTTATTCCGAGGGCGACGAAGCAGGCTCGGTCATCCTTTCCGCGCGCATCGGGAAGGACGCCCTGATTTTCTATTCCGCAACGCTCTCGGCGATTGAAGAAGGCGTCTCGCTCACGCCTGACGGCGCCAAGCTCTCGAACGTGCCCCTTCCCTACCGCATCCGCAACGTTCTCACTGAAGAAGCCTGA
- a CDS encoding DMT family transporter — MKQSLWALCAALCFSFMAAFVKLSSGELGTLEMVFYRSLFGVITIGLYVKRNNLSLKTPYLMGNLRRSILGTISIALWFYTLGLLPFGTNMTLIYTTPLFMAVNFIILAMMKHQRAPWALALAIIVGFAGIAIVLQPSFSSDELIPALICLSVAFLDLIIYWQMKELGRLKEPSWRIVFYFTCCGTIFGLVGAYLVEGGLHMPSLNSVIAIIGMGICATLGQICTTRSYAYGNMLLSSCLGFSAIPFSAIISWLLFGESTTTLALIGMSLIICAGVAATITTKRAEARGESPLA, encoded by the coding sequence ATGAAGCAATCCCTCTGGGCGCTCTGCGCAGCCCTCTGCTTTTCCTTCATGGCGGCCTTCGTGAAGCTTTCGAGCGGCGAACTCGGCACCCTGGAGATGGTCTTCTACCGCTCGCTCTTCGGCGTCATCACGATCGGCCTCTACGTGAAGCGAAACAACCTGTCGCTTAAGACGCCCTACCTGATGGGCAATCTGCGCCGCTCCATTCTCGGCACCATTTCAATTGCGCTCTGGTTCTACACCCTGGGGCTTCTCCCCTTCGGCACGAACATGACGCTCATCTACACCACGCCGCTCTTCATGGCAGTGAACTTCATCATCCTCGCGATGATGAAGCACCAGCGGGCACCCTGGGCGCTGGCGCTCGCGATCATCGTGGGATTTGCCGGCATCGCGATCGTGCTGCAGCCGAGCTTCTCGTCCGATGAACTCATCCCCGCGCTCATCTGCCTTTCGGTGGCCTTCCTCGACCTCATCATCTATTGGCAGATGAAGGAACTCGGCCGCCTCAAGGAACCCTCCTGGCGAATCGTCTTCTACTTCACATGCTGCGGCACGATCTTCGGCCTCGTGGGCGCCTACCTCGTGGAAGGGGGGCTCCACATGCCGAGTCTCAATTCCGTCATCGCCATCATCGGCATGGGCATCTGCGCGACCCTCGGACAGATCTGCACGACGCGCTCCTACGCCTACGGCAACATGCTCCTTTCTTCGTGTCTCGGCTTCTCCGCGATTCCCTTCTCGGCCATCATCAGCTGGCTGCTCTTTGGCGAATCGACGACGACCCTTGCCCTTATCGGCATGTCGCTCATCATCTGTGCAGGCGTTGCCGCAACGATCACGACGAAGCGCGCGGAGGCGCGGGGAGAAAGCCCGCTCGCGTGA
- a CDS encoding C69 family dipeptidase, with protein sequence MCTTVIVGKRASTTGRVILGHNEDSGGRVMHQQFWCPGAKHAPGEFVEGEPGRARVPQAPETLGTYWSNMLAPAPGSSFDQGLANEAGVVMCSNSGGTSFDGELSDEETGLFEGGIGFLLRRCVMERARTAREAVEIAASLLDKYGYWSPARNYSFADRDDAWLLNVVKGHHYVAKRVPEDEVVLISNYLAIRKVDLSDKENVIASPDLIEYAIRMGRYTPKTPGDYSDFDFSRAYQPVENLTASTKSIRMRTGWQAITGVRYADELNYPERLVPPKLMSPDDVKAVLRLTAEETYRNLGDGRGDAFHISAEDISRSHTRESWVCEIGEKPLLNILWHCASYQDTGVYVPWFPLAKRIPENCQWTTLEEARRVHFQMKPEYLDFSFGKRYFLNALLGELVNFDRGLMSGIWRERDGLEAEYKTLAAEVVEKAKTLPAEEAEKMLGDFTCEMTERSNDLLRELLACLDTVDAEVHPQELSITDTDATAEVVIRSFPELDIEEIDQSSLLWSLGFTGAKASVLEPAKPLKVEIRGDDLVATFRAFDVARFGIAGCLTDTYIRGYIAHRRFVAMALVRFKA encoded by the coding sequence ATGTGCACCACCGTCATCGTCGGCAAGCGAGCATCCACCACGGGGCGCGTCATCCTCGGCCACAACGAGGATTCCGGCGGCCGCGTCATGCATCAGCAGTTCTGGTGCCCGGGAGCGAAGCACGCTCCCGGTGAATTTGTTGAGGGCGAACCCGGCCGCGCCCGCGTCCCTCAGGCGCCTGAAACCCTCGGCACCTACTGGAGCAACATGCTCGCTCCCGCCCCGGGCTCATCCTTCGACCAGGGGCTTGCCAACGAAGCCGGCGTCGTGATGTGCTCCAACAGCGGCGGCACGTCCTTTGACGGCGAACTCTCGGACGAGGAAACGGGACTCTTCGAAGGCGGCATCGGCTTTCTGCTCCGCCGCTGCGTGATGGAGCGCGCCCGGACGGCGCGCGAAGCGGTTGAGATTGCCGCTTCGCTCCTTGACAAATACGGCTACTGGAGCCCTGCGAGAAACTACTCCTTCGCCGACCGCGACGATGCGTGGCTTCTCAACGTCGTGAAGGGCCACCACTACGTCGCGAAGCGCGTGCCCGAAGACGAGGTGGTCCTCATCTCCAACTACCTCGCGATCCGCAAGGTTGACCTTTCCGACAAGGAAAACGTCATCGCTTCGCCCGACCTCATCGAGTACGCCATCCGCATGGGACGCTACACGCCGAAGACGCCCGGCGACTACAGCGACTTCGACTTCTCGCGCGCCTATCAGCCGGTTGAGAACCTCACGGCCTCGACCAAGTCGATCCGCATGCGCACGGGCTGGCAGGCCATCACGGGCGTACGCTACGCGGACGAACTCAACTACCCCGAACGCCTCGTTCCACCGAAGCTCATGAGCCCGGACGACGTGAAGGCAGTCCTTCGCCTTACGGCCGAGGAAACCTACAGGAATCTCGGCGACGGCAGGGGCGACGCCTTCCACATCAGCGCTGAAGACATTTCCCGTTCGCACACGCGTGAGAGCTGGGTCTGCGAAATCGGCGAGAAGCCTCTTCTCAACATTCTCTGGCACTGCGCGTCCTACCAGGATACAGGGGTCTACGTTCCCTGGTTCCCGCTTGCAAAGCGCATTCCGGAAAACTGCCAGTGGACGACGCTCGAGGAAGCGCGCCGCGTGCATTTCCAGATGAAGCCCGAGTACCTCGACTTCTCGTTCGGGAAGCGCTACTTCCTCAATGCGCTCCTCGGCGAACTCGTCAACTTCGACCGCGGACTCATGTCGGGCATCTGGCGCGAGCGGGACGGCCTCGAGGCGGAGTACAAGACTCTTGCAGCAGAGGTGGTTGAGAAGGCAAAGACTCTTCCCGCAGAGGAAGCTGAAAAGATGCTCGGCGACTTCACCTGCGAGATGACGGAGCGCTCGAACGATCTGCTGCGCGAACTCCTCGCCTGCCTCGACACGGTCGACGCCGAAGTGCATCCGCAGGAACTTTCCATTACCGATACGGACGCCACAGCCGAAGTCGTCATCCGCTCCTTCCCGGAACTCGACATCGAGGAGATCGATCAGAGTTCGCTCCTCTGGAGCCTCGGCTTTACCGGCGCCAAGGCGTCTGTTCTTGAACCCGCGAAGCCCCTCAAGGTGGAAATCCGCGGCGACGATCTCGTCGCCACCTTCCGGGCGTTCGACGTTGCACGCTTCGGCATTGCCGGGTGCCTCACCGACACCTACATCCGCGGCTACATCGCCCACAGGCGCTTCGTCGCCATGGCGCTCGTGCGCTTCAAGGCCTGA